CTTTAATCGTTTGGCATAGTACGTCTATTTTAGTATGCTGTCCCGGGTCGGTTTTATCCGAAATCTGCGAGGCAAGCGAGCGGAAAAGACTTTCAATATCTTCAGACGTTTCTTTCTCCAGAACCTTCTTATGAAGGTCGACCAAATCGATGTTAATGACCCTTAGCCGAATCTCATTCACTTCACTAACTGCTTTTGACACCGTGATCGTTAATTGCAGGACAGCATGCATAAATGGCGTATAGGTCAAAGAGGTCGCCCATTCGAAGAAAGCGGTAATGTTTCTCTCCATCTCTGCGCTATTACCTCTGCGTAATTCATCGACGATTTTCTTCTCTAGCTCTGCCCCCTGATTAAGCTCATCTAATCGCTCACTAGTATTCACAAGATCAGCTGTAAGGATCGTTCCTGTACCATAGAACATGCGATAGAGAATAAGATCACGCGCTTCAACATGGGCATCCGCGATATGTGTGTAATCACTGAAAGGTGATGTATAGGAAACTGTAATAGATAAGCGGTAAAACGCATGAATAACCTGCTGTAGCTCCTTAATGGCGCTTCGGAAAGCTGAAAGATCGAACGAAGATTGAGCTGTCCGTGGCGTTGCTAAGAAAACAATAAGATCATTGCCTGCATAGTTCCATATAAAGCTGCTGCATCCGGACAACAATTCCTCTGTGATATTGCCAATGGCGAAACGATATATCTCTTGCTCGGATGCGCTTGCTCGCTCCACTTTGTTCCTATAATCATCAATCTTCATTACCCCGACTAGAAAAGGACCCTCAGGATGAATTTGCAGATCCAGCTCGTTCATCATTAGATTGAATTGGTTTTTGGAGAGACTTGCACTCTCCGTTAATAAGCTGCGAATATGAAAGTCCTCGACGATTTTTTTGTTTCTAGAATGATGCTGCTTAACATTATTCATTTTGTGAACTAGATTCGTATAGACATTAGAGAGATAGGACCACTCATCCTTGTCTACGGTTGATTCTGCTTCCGAGTACGAAGACCCTTTTAACTGACTAATAATTCGTTCAACCGGTCTGTACAATCTTTGGGATATGATAAAAGCAATAACAGCAGACAGAGCAAGAAACAACAAAGTGGAGATAATCAAAATATTACGAATTTTAATTAACTGACTAAACGCAAAGTCATAGGATTGTATACTAATAACCTTCCACTGATATACGCCAAGAGACATAATAGTAACAATAGATTTATGATGGCCTTTGCCGAAGGTAAAAGATTCAAATTCAGCATTGCTGGAATTAATCCTTTCCTTAAGTTCAGCTGGCACCAATTCAGCCAAATGATTTTCTTCGGAATAAATATTGCCTTGGCTATCTAACAGCAGTATCGAGTTGTTCCTGTCATAAGCCAAATCATTAATGCTTTTTATATTATTAAATAGCCACTCAGGCTTTACATTCAGAATCAGTTTACTCTTATTTGCTGGGTCTCCATCGGAATTCTCATAGATGATATAGGAGAAAAAATCGACAGCCGTTTGCGGATTGCCAAATAATTTAATAGGAATCATCTTCAGCTTTGGCAAATCTGGCAGTAAGGCAAGCTGCTGCTCATACCGCTGAATTTCTCCATTCAAATTATCTTGAAAGCTCCGATTTGTTGATAAATACTTCTTTGTAAATGAATTGTACAACGTAATGGAATGCAGATACGTCGAAGAATCAGCTACTTTATCCAGCTTGGCAAGCTTGTTCGCAATCTCCTCATAGCGAAAGGTCTGTCCATACAAAATAGGAATAACCTCATTGTCGAAATATAAAGACATAATCAAATTTTTCACGATTTCATCCATATACTCCACATTGTATTTCACTTGAGCAAGCACTTTGCGATTGGCCTCGGTTTGAATCTGTAAGGTCGTATTTTTCATATTCCAATACATAGTAAAGGCGAATACACCGATTACCAAAATAATAAAAAACACGAGAGTGAGTATTATTCGCTGCAAATATTTACGGGATCGAAATCTAGTTAACATATTCCTCTCGACTCCTTATGACTCGTGAAGATAGGGCCGCCCCTTCATAGGGACAGCCCTCAATTGTATATAGCATGTCAGTCTAGAGCCTAATTTACAGAGCTCCACCGATAAGTAGCTACGGATTTAGCAGGCAAATCGGCGATAATCTGTTGTC
This portion of the Cohnella abietis genome encodes:
- a CDS encoding helix-turn-helix domain-containing protein; translation: MLTRFRSRKYLQRIILTLVFFIILVIGVFAFTMYWNMKNTTLQIQTEANRKVLAQVKYNVEYMDEIVKNLIMSLYFDNEVIPILYGQTFRYEEIANKLAKLDKVADSSTYLHSITLYNSFTKKYLSTNRSFQDNLNGEIQRYEQQLALLPDLPKLKMIPIKLFGNPQTAVDFFSYIIYENSDGDPANKSKLILNVKPEWLFNNIKSINDLAYDRNNSILLLDSQGNIYSEENHLAELVPAELKERINSSNAEFESFTFGKGHHKSIVTIMSLGVYQWKVISIQSYDFAFSQLIKIRNILIISTLLFLALSAVIAFIISQRLYRPVERIISQLKGSSYSEAESTVDKDEWSYLSNVYTNLVHKMNNVKQHHSRNKKIVEDFHIRSLLTESASLSKNQFNLMMNELDLQIHPEGPFLVGVMKIDDYRNKVERASASEQEIYRFAIGNITEELLSGCSSFIWNYAGNDLIVFLATPRTAQSSFDLSAFRSAIKELQQVIHAFYRLSITVSYTSPFSDYTHIADAHVEARDLILYRMFYGTGTILTADLVNTSERLDELNQGAELEKKIVDELRRGNSAEMERNITAFFEWATSLTYTPFMHAVLQLTITVSKAVSEVNEIRLRVINIDLVDLHKKVLEKETSEDIESLFRSLASQISDKTDPGQHTKIDVLCQTIKEIIEENCTDVEFYQQTIAQLLKMSSAYIGRVFKQGTGMAITEYINDIRLEKALILLEADNMTINEIMERVGYRSQSHFFKLFKTKYGTTPKEYRLKKAISGDG